In the genome of Penaeus vannamei isolate JL-2024 chromosome 26, ASM4276789v1, whole genome shotgun sequence, one region contains:
- the LOC138866721 gene encoding vitelline membrane protein Vm26Ab-like: MRRRGGASGSLPRGKRKALGIQHQLGRRVYKNRTSPAAIAVAFTSIMKALVLLVLAGVVAGKTGLLYTYQFPTLRTAGIQYSAPAVQHVIPATQYTVTGYSAPVAQVSAPVASVPAPVVQYSVPVAQYTQAAATQYTIPAAAQYTIPAATQYVAQVVPAPAATVYHSVSSPIVVETDDDDDAFDDDDDDNVGGVVFYSAGDHDDDRFEVDDDDRK; this comes from the exons ATGCGGAGGCGGGGAGGGGCGAGCGGGTCTCTACCCCGAGGCAAGAGGAAGGCATTGGGCATCCAACACCAGCTGGGAAGGAGGGTATATAAGAACCGGACTTCACCTGCAGCAATCGCAGTCGCGTTTACGTCTATCATGAAGGCTCTG GTTCTGCTCGTGTTGGCCGGCGTGGTCGCTGGCAAGACCGGCCTGCTGTACACATACCAGTTCCCTACCCTGAGGACTGCTGGTATCCAGTACTCCGCTCCGGCCGTCCAGCATGTCATCCCGGCCACACAGTACACCGTAACTGGCTATTCCGCCCCAGTAGCCCAGGTGTCCGCCCCAGTAGCCTCCGTGCCCGCTCCAGTAGTCCAGTATTCCGTCCCCGTAGCCCAGTACACACAGGCTGCCGCCACCCAGTACACCATCCCAGCTGCTGCTCAGTACACGATCCCAGCAGCCACCCAGTACGTCGCTCAGGTGGTACCCGCACCAGCTGCCACAGTGTACCACTCTGTGTCGTCCCCCATCGTCGTTGAGactgacgacgatgatgacgcctttgacgatgacgatgatgacaacgtTGGTGGAGTCGTCTTCTATAGCGCAGGGGACCACGACGACGATCGCTTCGAGGTTGATGACGATGACCGCAAGTAA